Below is a genomic region from Sulfitobacter guttiformis.
CTCGCCCACCGTCTCTAGTTGGCCGCTAATCAGCTGTACTTCCAACGCAGCACCACGGTCGATGAGACCCGCACAGCCACGGTGCATCAAAGATCTCGTCGTACCGATGATTGACCGGATCGGTAGTATTGTGTTGATGCCATAATTCTGGTCGGTGAGGCTGGAATAAAGCGCGACACTACCGGGCCAAGGGTTCGCACTGGCAGCAACATGCGGCGCATGATGCACTTCATCTCCGGTCATAAGCGGGAGGTCTAAAAACAGTGGGTAAACCGGCACCGGTGCCACAAATGATTGCAATCCCACAAGCTCGTCCGGCAAAGGCGACGATTCATAAATCTCGGGATCAATACGCATCGCTTCGATCTGCTGGAATTGCGCCTGATCTACACGGTCCACACGGTAAAGCGATGCCCCCTCTCCCTGCTCTGCGGGCAAGGACACGATATCGCCCGCGCGTACTGCCATGCGCGATGGCGGTAGCGCAAACTGAACCGTCTCACGGGCAATGCGCGCCTCGTTGAGCCAGCGCTCCGCCACTTGGCGACCCTCCGCACGGGTAAGTAGCATACTAAACTCGCTGGCGGCCACGGCATGGGTTTCCTCATCCGGTAGCACCGCCTCCTCCGAGATCACATCGTAGCTCGCATCCGCCTGAATAAACCTAAGCCTCACCCGTCCTGACAGGGTCGCTTCTGCCTCGCGCACCTGGACGGTGGTTGCGTCCAGATCGGGACTAACTGCGAAATTGCTGGAATCAAGTGCCGTCGGGCGCAAACCATCTCGCATCCTGAACGTCAAAACTCCGTCACGCTCCACCGCATCAAACCCGAAGCGCAACATCAGCGGTTGCAACGCAGCGCGCGCATCGCCGACATCCGTCACACCGTAGCCCCGCACCAATCCATAGAGCGCCTCAACGTCAAATACGCTCACTCCAGACCGGTCACAAATCTCGGCGACAACAGACGCAAGGCTGCGCGAAGAGGTTCGTCCGTTCAGCCAATGACCACGCGCATAATTGCTGCCGTCACTCCATAAATCGCGACCGTTGGGAAAGAACGGATAGGGCCGCACATCCCACGCCCAGACAAAGGCACGACGCATATCGATCATCGGCCCTTCATATTCCAAACCCTGTGGATTGTTCTCCGCTTGCGTCCAGTAATCGATCATCGCGCGCAAATACTGCATCTGGATTAGGTCGTCGCGACCTCCATTGGAATATTGCGGCAGGCTGCTCTCGGAGGATTTGAGATCCAGAAACTTGTTTGGCTGGTTGGTACCCTTATCAATCGCGGCACATCCGTATTCAGTAAACCAAACCGGCTTGTGTCCGGGCAACCATCCGCTCGGCTCATTGCTACGAACCCCGTCGATGCGGTCATAATGCAGGTTCCCCCACCAGTTGCGAATATCCTTATAGCGGTAGATCCACGCCTCGTCGTGCGCCCCGTCGGTGATGGGGGTGCGAATTTGGGCCTCCCGTTCTTCAGCGGAACCATAATACCAGTCGAACCCCTCACCACCCTCTATGTTGGATTGCAGGTAGCGCAGGTTATAAATGTCATCCCAGACCTGTGCGTCCGCGTGGTCCACACCATCACGCCAATCAGACAAAGGCATATAATTATCGATGCCGATGAAATCGATCTGCGGATCAGCCCAAAGAGGATCGAGGTGGAAGAGGCGATCCCCTGTGCCGTCCTGTGGCTGATAGCCAAAATACTCGCTCCAGTCCGCCGCGTAGCTGATTTTGGTCTCAGGCCCGACAAGTGCGCGCACTTGCGCCGCCAGCGCGATGAACGCCTGCACCGCAGGAAAGCTGTTTCGGGCACTCCGTATCTGCGTAAGCCCACGCATCTCAGAACCGATACAAAATGCATCAACACCGCCCGCCGCTTTGCACAAAGCGGCGTAGTGCAGGATAAAGCGCGACAGCGACCACTCCTGCGGGCCGGTGTAGGTGACAGTGCCGTTCGAGACACTGAAATCCGCTGCCTCAACTGTGCCGAAAAAAGCAGCGACTTCGTCAGCCGCTTCAGGCGTGGTGTCGGTCGAACCTTCCTGACCGGGCGCGCGATCTAGGGTAATGCGGCCTCTCCATGGCAGGGCCGGCTGACCTTGCGCACCCGAGTACGGGTCGGGAAGCGTATTGCCCTCGGTCTGGTCCATAAGGATGAAAGGATAGAACATTACCGCTTTACCAGCTTCGTTCATCGCCCTTATCGCTTCGATCACGGCGGTATCTGCTGGCGTACCGCCATAGATGGGACGGTCATCTGCGCCGCGCGCAATGACTCGCGCTAACCGCCGCGACACTCCCGCGACACGCCAAGGCATCTCCTCACCGTCAATCGCCGCGTCCTCGACCTTGGGTGCGACCTCGCATCTACCCGCGCGCAGATCGGACCCGAACCACGATACCACCAGCGAGGCGGCCTTCAACTCCGGCAGCTCTTCATTGAGCGCCTCTAATGAGGTCGTGAAATCCGTTTTCCCGGATGGTGAATTGATGTTGGCACTCCAACGTGCCTGACCACCACCGACATAACTCACTGGTGTGGTTGCCAGCGCGTATTCACCCGTACCAGGGATCAGCGCGACACCTTCCACACCGTAGGTGAGGGCGTGGGTCGCGCCCGCGGCCCCCCGCTGCTCGGGGCGGATCACTTCGAACGTGAACTGCGGGACACGATTCCCGAATTGTTGTAGCCCCAGCGCTTCCATAACGACATACGCGGTGCCACGATAGGCAGGAACCATCCCCGCCCCTTCAACCGCCTCCATGAGGGGATCAGGCTGCTGGTCCCTGCTACCGGTGTAAACTCTCATGTTCAGGTCATCGGAAGAAATTTCCTCACCGTCCGCCCAAATTCGCCCCACACGAATGATCTCTCCCTCGCACAGCGCGATCGCCATATTCACTGAGTAACTGTATTGGGTGGTCTGTGGTTGCGGCGCGCCACCTTTGCCGCCACCGGTCGTTGTGCTTACCTCTTCGAAATCCGAGGCCCAGATCACCTGCCCGCCAAGACGCAACCGCCCGTACAACTGGTTGACAGGATCACCCTCCCCCGCACCGGTCAGACGAAAACGGTCGACTCGCCCCGTCTCTACAGCTTGCCCGCCGCCACCCAGAATGCGTTGGTCCACCACACGGCCCAGCGTGGCCCCCACCGCGCGCCCCACCGCAACCGAAGACAGGCCCGCCAGCGTTCCCCCGATCGAGCCACCAACCGCCGCGCCCGCTGCTGAAAATATTATCGTCGCCATCAGAGTATCTCCTCGGGAAATTCAAAACACGCCACCACACGGCAACGCCACGGCGCCGACAGCGCGTTCTCGACCACACCGTGACGCGAATATGCATGGATAAAGCGGGCATCACTGCCTTCATGGGACATGATGCCAAGATGCTTGGCCACAGCCCCCTGACGCATCCTGAACAGCAGGACGTCACCGGCAACCGCCTGCGCCGGTTCCTTTGGGCGCAGATGTCTCAATGCTGCGTCCCACAAACGCTCTTCGCCCTGTGGCTCGGACCAGTCCATAGAATAGGCGGGTACGGCCTCCGGCTCCTGCCCGTAAACTTCCCGCCAGACACCGCGCACGAGACCCAGACAATCACAACCCGCTGCGCGAACCGCAGATTGATGCACATAAGGCGTCCCGATCCAGTCTCGCGCTGCAACGACGATGCGCGCCCCGCTCACCTGCGTGATCCCCCGCTGTTGACATTGCTGCTACTTGGCACACTCACCACCCAGTCTTCGCCGGGCAGATCCGGAAACCCCTGAAAATTGGCGAAGTTATTAAATTTTAGACGACAGGTCTCCACGCGCTTGTCGCACCCCGCCACCAATCGAATCTGCATTCCTGATTGAACGGAACCGCGAATAGGTTGCCACAGCTCGATCACCCGCGCCGTACCAATGATGCGGTCGCTTTTGATCCCCCCCCACAACCCAGTTGCAGGACCGTCCAACATCTCCAGGCGGCCGCGTGTAAACCAATCCGTATCGTACGACAGGAAATCCTCCCAAACGAAGCGCCGTGCATCAGTCACCGTCTGAACGGGCAAAGCCTGCGCATAGCCCTCCTGCGTCAGTTTGAACCGGCATGTCCGATCCCCCAGCACCGCCGAGCACGGCTTTTGATAGACGCGCCCCAACGGGCGGTTAAGTGCCTCCGTCAATCCGCGCAATTCTGCACGAAATCCGCCACCAGCCCGTGTCAACTCACCCAGATGTCCACGAAAATTCAACCAGTGCTGCGATGTATCGGCCCAATTGACCAACCATGCCTGTATCTGCGCTCCATCAAATCGCCCTTGCTCGATCTCGTCCTCGCGCAGGCTCACATCCGACAACGCGCCCAAGGCTTCGGTGTTGTCCACAGACAGCCCCGTTGACTGCGCCAACGCCAGCGCACTCAACCCCGCATCGGCACGAAATTCAAATCCCGCAAACCGCAGTGGCAAATCATGATCTGTGAAGGCAAAGACCACCCCGTCCTTGCGCGTGATCGCCCATGCATGACAAACTGTGGTCAGTCCGCCTTTAAGGTGCGCCTCCAGTCCCGCATTGAACTCCCCGCTCATACCCGAACCTCGCGCACCGGCACGTCTGGCACCTGCCCTGCGTTGAAGCTCGCGATATTTGTCAGCAGGCTGTCACTGTCAAACCGCACTGGCACATCGAATTCATAGCCCGCGAAAACCCGTGTATCGGGGTCAGGCGCGTGCTTGAACGTGATTACGCCAGTCGTCTCGTCAACCTCGTAATCGACCGTTTCAATCTTGTCGTCCTGCTCGACAGCCACCAGCACGCTGCCCTTCACCGGCTTGGTAATAGGCCGCTCATACACATGCCCCCCGGACCGGTAGGTCTTTGTGATCTGAAAACGGGCAGTGATGCCATCACCGAGTGCAATTTGCTGGTCCTGACGGTTGATCGCTACCGAAGGCTTGCCTGATTTATAGTCCGACCAGTCTTTCCAGCGAAATCCGTACATCTGCCCATAGCGCGCCTCGTAAAATGCTATAACCTCTTCGACATCATCGAGCGAGCGCAGTCCAAGCCCCGCATCATAGACACGCCGCGAATGGGCCCAAGGCGTGTTTCGCTCCTCGAAACCGTTAGCCAATGTCACTACGTCCACCCGTCGCTGCGGACCACCCAATGCACCAAAGCTCAGATCGCTCGGGAATTGTACTTCGTGAAAACTCATCGCTGCTCCCCCTCTTTTACCGATTTTTCTGGCCAGCGCTCAGCGCACGGCTCATCTGTGCTGCGATCTGGCCGCGCGAACGCTGGAAACCCGCAACATCAGGCGTGGTAATATTCATCACCACCGTTGCGGCACCACCGCCCCCACTGCCTGCGCGCACGCCCAACTTGCCATCCGGCCCGCGTGCCAACGGCATGATCGCCTCCGGTCCGGCCTCGCCCATAACGCCCATGCCGCCTCGCATGCCGAAATGGGTTGCCTGTGACACAACTCCGCCATCCGCAAACGGCATGACACGCCCCGCACTGAACGGCGCACCGTTGGCAAAAGGCAAAATCCCCTGCACCAAACTGCCAATTCCTTGGGTCAATAATCCGCCGAAATGATCCGTCACCGGCCTGATGGCAGCATTGTAGGCGCTGTTTGATAATGACTGCGCTACTGAACTCAACGCGTCCGACAGTTTCATGCCGTCGAATACCACACCATCAAAAGCCTTTCGCAAACCGCGGCTCAACCCTTTTTCCAAGGTCGCGACATCCTTACCTGTCGCTGCCAGCGATGTGCTCAT
It encodes:
- a CDS encoding phage tail tape measure protein, giving the protein MTDESFDDLASDAQTLNQTLAQTGVLVSGFDSELRRMSTSLAATGKDVATLEKGLSRGLRKAFDGVVFDGMKLSDALSSVAQSLSNSAYNAAIRPVTDHFGGLLTQGIGSLVQGILPFANGAPFSAGRVMPFADGGVVSQATHFGMRGGMGVMGEAGPEAIMPLARGPDGKLGVRAGSGGGGAATVVMNITTPDVAGFQRSRGQIAAQMSRALSAGQKNR
- a CDS encoding DUF2460 domain-containing protein; its protein translation is MSFHEVQFPSDLSFGALGGPQRRVDVVTLANGFEERNTPWAHSRRVYDAGLGLRSLDDVEEVIAFYEARYGQMYGFRWKDWSDYKSGKPSVAINRQDQQIALGDGITARFQITKTYRSGGHVYERPITKPVKGSVLVAVEQDDKIETVDYEVDETTGVITFKHAPDPDTRVFAGYEFDVPVRFDSDSLLTNIASFNAGQVPDVPVREVRV
- a CDS encoding NlpC/P60 family protein — translated: MSGARIVVAARDWIGTPYVHQSAVRAAGCDCLGLVRGVWREVYGQEPEAVPAYSMDWSEPQGEERLWDAALRHLRPKEPAQAVAGDVLLFRMRQGAVAKHLGIMSHEGSDARFIHAYSRHGVVENALSAPWRCRVVACFEFPEEIL
- a CDS encoding baseplate multidomain protein megatron → MATIIFSAAGAAVGGSIGGTLAGLSSVAVGRAVGATLGRVVDQRILGGGGQAVETGRVDRFRLTGAGEGDPVNQLYGRLRLGGQVIWASDFEEVSTTTGGGKGGAPQPQTTQYSYSVNMAIALCEGEIIRVGRIWADGEEISSDDLNMRVYTGSRDQQPDPLMEAVEGAGMVPAYRGTAYVVMEALGLQQFGNRVPQFTFEVIRPEQRGAAGATHALTYGVEGVALIPGTGEYALATTPVSYVGGGQARWSANINSPSGKTDFTTSLEALNEELPELKAASLVVSWFGSDLRAGRCEVAPKVEDAAIDGEEMPWRVAGVSRRLARVIARGADDRPIYGGTPADTAVIEAIRAMNEAGKAVMFYPFILMDQTEGNTLPDPYSGAQGQPALPWRGRITLDRAPGQEGSTDTTPEAADEVAAFFGTVEAADFSVSNGTVTYTGPQEWSLSRFILHYAALCKAAGGVDAFCIGSEMRGLTQIRSARNSFPAVQAFIALAAQVRALVGPETKISYAADWSEYFGYQPQDGTGDRLFHLDPLWADPQIDFIGIDNYMPLSDWRDGVDHADAQVWDDIYNLRYLQSNIEGGEGFDWYYGSAEEREAQIRTPITDGAHDEAWIYRYKDIRNWWGNLHYDRIDGVRSNEPSGWLPGHKPVWFTEYGCAAIDKGTNQPNKFLDLKSSESSLPQYSNGGRDDLIQMQYLRAMIDYWTQAENNPQGLEYEGPMIDMRRAFVWAWDVRPYPFFPNGRDLWSDGSNYARGHWLNGRTSSRSLASVVAEICDRSGVSVFDVEALYGLVRGYGVTDVGDARAALQPLMLRFGFDAVERDGVLTFRMRDGLRPTALDSSNFAVSPDLDATTVQVREAEATLSGRVRLRFIQADASYDVISEEAVLPDEETHAVAASEFSMLLTRAEGRQVAERWLNEARIARETVQFALPPSRMAVRAGDIVSLPAEQGEGASLYRVDRVDQAQFQQIEAMRIDPEIYESSPLPDELVGLQSFVAPVPVYPLFLDLPLMTGDEVHHAPHVAASANPWPGSVALYSSLTDQNYGINTILPIRSIIGTTRSLMHRGCAGLIDRGAALEVQLISGQLETVGEDALLSGANLAAIGDGSSDNWELFQFKEAQLIGPMTYLLSHRIRGQAGSDGLIPDIWPIGSQFVLLNSVPQQIDLSRNLRGVVQNYRIGPAQRPLSDPSFRQFERAFNGNGMRPYAPAHLSAVRKVNGALALNWIRRTRIDGDGWDTPEVPLGEESEAYVLRILKDGVVLRTQMLSAPVFDYSAGTQAADGAVAPFVIEVAQISATYGEGLAQRIEVDV
- a CDS encoding DUF2163 domain-containing protein, whose amino-acid sequence is MSGEFNAGLEAHLKGGLTTVCHAWAITRKDGVVFAFTDHDLPLRFAGFEFRADAGLSALALAQSTGLSVDNTEALGALSDVSLREDEIEQGRFDGAQIQAWLVNWADTSQHWLNFRGHLGELTRAGGGFRAELRGLTEALNRPLGRVYQKPCSAVLGDRTCRFKLTQEGYAQALPVQTVTDARRFVWEDFLSYDTDWFTRGRLEMLDGPATGLWGGIKSDRIIGTARVIELWQPIRGSVQSGMQIRLVAGCDKRVETCRLKFNNFANFQGFPDLPGEDWVVSVPSSSNVNSGGSRR